One part of the Candidatus Bathyarchaeota archaeon genome encodes these proteins:
- a CDS encoding ATP-grasp domain-containing protein yields MKRIIITGVGGAAGISILLSLKRSSDYYLIGVDADPYASGQILSSAFHVIPKANDPLFIPALLNLSQGCDALFCTVDEEIPVISRVKKEFNCKVFVSEYNSVEECLNKLKSAQLMKDNCIPIPKTWPYEKRALAAKEAGFPLIVKPIVGRGSEDVFKVSNLKALNAVGRIVEKKMLVQEYLSEPEYTVDVLADEQSQLKKIVARERIRVKSGVATVSRIVDSKPFIEPINRILTTFNLKYIFMVQFRSDPVRVIEIGPRPAGTLILSTESDANMPLMLVENTYDENVCIPNQTGIWYYRLNQGIVFKGQPTAVLPKSDLTPRMNLI; encoded by the coding sequence ATGAAACGAATAATAATCACAGGTGTCGGTGGAGCAGCCGGTATCTCGATACTATTAAGCCTTAAACGAAGCAGCGACTACTACCTAATTGGTGTGGACGCAGACCCGTACGCAAGTGGTCAAATCTTATCCAGTGCTTTTCATGTAATACCCAAAGCCAACGACCCTCTTTTTATCCCCGCGCTCCTGAACCTCTCCCAAGGATGTGATGCCCTATTCTGCACGGTTGACGAGGAAATCCCCGTAATCAGCCGCGTAAAAAAGGAGTTTAACTGCAAAGTCTTCGTTTCAGAATATAACTCAGTTGAAGAATGCTTAAACAAACTTAAATCTGCCCAGTTGATGAAGGACAACTGCATCCCAATACCGAAAACTTGGCCTTACGAAAAAAGAGCATTAGCTGCAAAAGAAGCAGGGTTCCCATTAATAGTCAAGCCAATAGTAGGGCGCGGCAGCGAAGATGTGTTTAAGGTTTCTAACTTAAAAGCCTTAAACGCTGTCGGAAGAATTGTGGAGAAAAAAATGCTTGTGCAGGAATACCTCTCTGAACCCGAATATACAGTGGATGTTCTTGCCGATGAGCAGTCGCAACTGAAAAAAATCGTTGCAAGAGAAAGAATTCGAGTGAAAAGCGGCGTTGCAACTGTAAGCAGGATTGTTGATTCTAAACCCTTCATTGAACCCATTAACCGAATCCTCACCACCTTTAATCTGAAGTACATTTTCATGGTTCAATTCAGGTCCGACCCAGTCAGAGTCATCGAGATTGGCCCAAGACCCGCAGGAACACTGATTCTGTCCACGGAATCAGATGCGAACATGCCATTAATGCTCGTCGAAAACACGTATGATGAAAACGTATGCATCCCAAATCAAACAGGCATATGGTATTACAGATTAAACCAAGGAATAGTCTTCAAAGGACAACCTACAGCGGTCCTTCCGAAATCAGATTTAACGCCTAGGATGAATTTGATATGA
- a CDS encoding PIG-L family deacetylase has translation MNVLVVAPHSDDAEVMCGGTVIRHIKNGDKVTFLILCSDYLNAPSALRLAEAKESVRRLGVNDLVFGGLKDGNVTDCSNTVSLIDDCIEKSKATLIYTTSNKDRHQDHRNTCKAVESAARRDVDVLSCELPSVSQFFFPTLFVDISMSIKDKMHAIEAHTSQNNGHSLILPVIETMARFRGTQVYTEYAEAFEPIHYLIRRL, from the coding sequence ATGAACGTGCTTGTGGTTGCTCCACACTCTGATGATGCCGAAGTAATGTGCGGCGGCACAGTAATCCGCCACATAAAAAACGGCGACAAAGTCACTTTCTTGATTCTCTGCAGTGACTACCTTAATGCTCCAAGCGCATTAAGGCTTGCCGAAGCGAAAGAAAGCGTACGAAGGCTTGGCGTAAATGACCTTGTTTTTGGAGGTTTAAAAGACGGAAATGTCACGGATTGCTCAAACACGGTTTCTTTGATTGATGATTGTATAGAAAAATCGAAGGCAACCTTGATTTATACAACAAGCAACAAAGATAGGCATCAAGACCACCGGAATACCTGCAAAGCAGTTGAATCTGCAGCCCGCCGCGACGTGGATGTTTTATCATGTGAACTGCCCTCGGTTAGCCAATTTTTTTTCCCCACTCTATTCGTCGACATCTCCATGTCTATAAAAGATAAGATGCATGCCATCGAAGCACATACATCTCAAAACAACGGGCATTCCTTGATATTACCAGTGATTGAAACTATGGCTAGATTTAGAGGCACACAAGTTTACACCGAATATGCAGAAGCCTTTGAACCTATACATTACTTAATTAGGCGATTGTAA
- the wecB gene encoding UDP-N-acetylglucosamine 2-epimerase (non-hydrolyzing) → MACVFGTRPEIIKFAPIIWAAKEHPEIELLLIHTGQHYDYTLSKAFMDDFHLPKANYNLKVGSKSSLKQIARLIDKLEGVLSNEKPDVLLIQGDTNTVPAAALVSRNLGICLCHVEAGLRSFNERSWEEINRRIAGACAFYHFAPTEIARSMLRSQGIDDKNIFVTGNTIVDAIEEMAKNLYTPSFLKKLPKDKSILITIHRAENTETQNLTEIIGAVERISETCNVIFPLHPRTRLKLEAANLYGKLERNSVLITEPLDYVTFLSVLVNVDLVLTDSGGVQEEAAILGKPTITARPSTPRWESVFAGNNRLVKPVTASILEAFNMTVKEDKCLFPANPNLFGKPGAGRRILEILLELHRAKKLEYPVPDFAGKSPEQIAYELRRYIAC, encoded by the coding sequence ATAGCCTGTGTTTTTGGAACAAGACCTGAAATTATAAAGTTCGCGCCCATAATCTGGGCAGCAAAAGAGCATCCAGAAATCGAGTTGCTGCTAATACACACTGGCCAACACTATGATTATACCCTCAGCAAAGCCTTCATGGATGATTTTCATCTCCCAAAGGCTAATTATAACCTTAAAGTAGGCTCAAAATCTTCCCTTAAACAGATAGCTCGATTAATAGATAAATTGGAAGGGGTGCTTTCAAACGAAAAACCAGACGTTCTGTTGATTCAAGGCGACACAAACACTGTTCCTGCAGCTGCATTGGTGTCCAGAAATCTGGGAATCTGTTTATGCCATGTTGAGGCTGGCCTTAGATCATTTAACGAGAGAAGCTGGGAAGAGATTAATAGAAGAATAGCTGGTGCCTGCGCTTTCTATCATTTTGCCCCCACAGAAATTGCTCGTTCAATGCTGCGAAGTCAAGGAATCGATGACAAGAACATTTTTGTTACCGGCAACACTATCGTGGATGCCATAGAAGAAATGGCTAAAAATCTCTATACCCCAAGTTTCCTAAAAAAATTACCTAAAGATAAATCGATTCTAATCACCATACACCGAGCGGAAAACACCGAAACCCAAAACTTAACTGAGATAATCGGCGCAGTAGAAAGGATAAGTGAAACCTGCAACGTCATATTTCCGCTCCATCCCAGAACGCGACTTAAACTTGAAGCCGCTAACCTCTATGGGAAACTTGAGAGAAACAGTGTTCTTATCACTGAACCGCTCGATTATGTTACTTTCCTTAGTGTTTTGGTTAATGTTGACTTGGTTCTAACTGATTCGGGGGGCGTACAGGAAGAAGCAGCGATTCTGGGAAAGCCTACAATTACCGCTAGACCCAGCACCCCACGGTGGGAGAGTGTTTTTGCAGGAAATAACCGCTTAGTGAAACCTGTGACTGCCTCGATTCTTGAGGCTTTCAACATGACCGTCAAAGAGGATAAGTGCCTTTTTCCGGCAAATCCTAATCTTTTCGGAAAACCTGGCGCTGGAAGAAGAATTCTGGAAATCCTGCTTGAATTGCACAGGGCTAAGAAGCTGGAGTATCCGGTGCCTGATTTCGCGGGTAAGTCGCCGGAGCAGATTGCTTATGAATTGAGGCGGTATATTGCATGTTAA
- a CDS encoding HAD-IA family hydrolase: protein MLKAVVFDLDDTLYDQYDYLKGAFRESARFLSYRLNLDEDYLLRCLLEISKAKGSDQGKIFDLLIHNLQVTSHAKELIDGAVDAFLSYHPAELEAYAGVHDVLESLKNRKIKLGLLTDGRSEIQNSKLKALSLFGYFDAIVVSDDYGRENRRPAPFTYQLVLRKLESQPHECVFVADNPKKDFVTAKKMGILTVRTLTGEYRNLSLDDEYEADYSIPQIKELQSAIAAINRVQLKKYYEKVGSSEEKASTYESELPSKRFFFSERMKVILKKAQGFHSPFLNIGCGLGIYEENLNLNSVSVDISKAFLNKAKRSKHDSKGREFASFVQADAAKLPFKKGVFKSILCSEVLEHLPEPLTAICEIRRVADRNCRCIISVPSPYSFAEKERQSRLKKTGKFNDHIYLFTPLYLRNTLTRYDLEIESLTSTFFFPPVSIGVFNRNPRLLRLFLVQDILGRLPIVRYLGWSLIYTLQTSKNK from the coding sequence ATGTTAAAAGCGGTAGTTTTTGACCTTGACGATACACTATACGATCAATATGATTATCTTAAGGGTGCCTTCCGAGAATCAGCCAGGTTTCTTAGTTACAGATTGAATCTTGACGAGGATTATCTTTTAAGATGTTTGCTGGAGATTTCTAAAGCCAAAGGAAGTGATCAGGGAAAAATTTTCGATTTACTTATTCATAACCTGCAAGTAACCTCACATGCAAAGGAGCTTATTGACGGTGCAGTCGATGCTTTCTTATCTTATCACCCTGCAGAATTAGAGGCGTACGCTGGAGTACATGATGTTCTTGAAAGCTTAAAAAACAGGAAAATCAAACTGGGCCTTTTAACTGACGGACGAAGTGAAATTCAGAATTCAAAGCTCAAAGCCCTATCTCTTTTTGGCTATTTCGATGCGATAGTGGTCTCGGATGATTATGGTAGAGAGAACCGTCGGCCTGCCCCATTCACGTATCAATTGGTCCTGCGTAAGCTTGAATCCCAACCCCATGAATGCGTCTTTGTAGCGGATAACCCCAAAAAAGATTTTGTTACAGCAAAAAAGATGGGCATACTGACGGTAAGAACGTTGACTGGCGAGTATCGAAACCTGTCTTTGGACGATGAATACGAAGCAGACTACAGTATCCCCCAGATAAAAGAATTACAATCAGCGATAGCAGCAATTAATAGGGTCCAGCTCAAAAAGTATTATGAAAAAGTAGGCTCTTCAGAAGAAAAAGCAAGCACCTATGAATCGGAATTGCCTTCGAAACGATTTTTTTTCAGCGAAAGAATGAAAGTTATTCTAAAAAAGGCCCAAGGGTTCCATTCTCCATTCCTAAATATCGGTTGCGGATTAGGCATCTACGAAGAGAACCTGAATTTGAATTCTGTCTCTGTGGATATATCCAAGGCTTTTCTCAATAAAGCCAAAAGAAGTAAACATGATTCAAAGGGAAGGGAATTCGCCAGCTTTGTTCAAGCAGACGCCGCGAAGTTGCCATTTAAAAAGGGGGTTTTCAAGTCAATTCTTTGTTCTGAAGTACTCGAGCATCTCCCGGAACCGTTAACCGCTATATGTGAAATCAGAAGGGTCGCTGACAGAAACTGCCGCTGTATAATTTCGGTGCCTTCACCATATTCATTCGCAGAGAAAGAAAGGCAAAGCAGACTAAAAAAAACAGGCAAATTTAACGACCACATCTACTTATTCACCCCGCTTTACCTCCGAAACACCCTGACGAGGTATGATCTAGAAATTGAATCTTTGACATCCACATTCTTTTTTCCCCCCGTTTCTATCGGCGTCTTCAATAGGAATCCTAGATTGCTGAGGCTCTTCTTGGTTCAAGATATCCTTGGAAGATTGCCTATTGTGAGGTATCTTGGTTGGTCTCTAATCTACACGTTGCAGACGTCAAAAAATAAATGA